A genomic region of Papaver somniferum cultivar HN1 chromosome 7, ASM357369v1, whole genome shotgun sequence contains the following coding sequences:
- the LOC113296020 gene encoding pentatricopeptide repeat-containing protein At5g27110-like — protein MMDTRTLISLLKTSTTSKSLKQGKTLHQKIITTGLQKNIVFCKTLINFYLSCHSYESAKQVFQTIENPSDITIWNGLISAYTKNHMYNEAIDMYKSLRLNPYLKPDSYTYPSVLKAFSGLRNVNEVTKIHTRLIKSGFGFDVVVASALVGLYAKCNRLDCATRLFDEMSDRDAASWNNVLSCYYQSGKYEKVLELFEEMKKSSCFEPDSVTYTTALSACARLLDLNRGREIHLEVKRSGLELDGFISSALVEMYGKCGCLMMAREVFDRIPNKSVVSWNSMISGFGLRGDVRSCLELFRRMNSENVVPTSTTISSLLIACSRHSKLQEGKFLHGYLIRNGVEIDTFISSSLMDLYFKCGRIPMAEQVFESAPKTDIITWNVMISGYVSAGSNFKALQIFGDLRSSGVRPDAVTFTSILPACSQSAALEIGKEIHQSVVENRLESSEIVMAALLDMYAKCGAIDEARKIFDELLEKDCISWTSMITAYGSHGKSAEALEIFSKMEESKVKPDGVTFLAVISACSHGGLVDEGCHYFDHMTDKYGISPTVEHYSCLIDLLGRGGRLYEAYEILDSTPTIKSDVGLLSTLFSACTMHGDIHLGEEIARQLIEKDPDDPSTYIVLSNMYASLGKWREARQVRLKMQKLGLKKSPGCSWIEVDKKIHSFLVEDISHPYSGMIFSCLADLFRHMDENESTMPQNLHLYG, from the coding sequence ATGATGGATACTCGAACACTAATATCTCTTCTGAAAACAAGTACTACttcaaaatcattaaaacaagGTAAGACTCTCCACCAAAAGATCATCACAACCGGATTACAAAAGAACATCGTTTTCTGCAAAACTCTCATCAACTTTTACTTGTCATGCCATTCATATGAATCTGCAAAGCAAGTTTTCCAAACCATTGAGAATCCATCAGACATTACCATATGGAATGGACTAATATCAGCTTACACCAAGAACCATATGTATAATGAAGCTATTGATATGTATAAGAGTTTACGGCTTAACCCTTATCTCAAACCTGATAGTTATACTTACCCAAGTGTTTTAAAAGCGTTCAGCGGATTAAGAAATGTGAACGAAGTAACGAAAATTCATACTCGTTTGATTAAATCTGGTTTTgggtttgatgttgttgttgctagtgcacTGGTTGGTTTATATGCGAAGTGCAATCGATTGGATTGTGCGACGAGActgtttgatgaaatgtctgacagagATGCGGCGTCTTGGAATAATGTGCTTTCCTGTTATTATCAGAGTGGCAAGTATGAAAAAGTATTGGAATTGTTTGAAGAGATGAAAAAGAGTTCTTGTTTTGAACCAGATTCAGTTACGTACACGACTGCTTTGTCTGCGTGTGCAAGACTTTTGGATTTGAACAGAGGAAGGGAGATCCATTTGGAGGTTAAAAGAAGTGGGTTGGAATTGGATGGATTTATAAGCTCTGCTCTTGTGGAAATGTATGGAAAATGTGGTTGTTTAATGATGGCTAGGGAAGTTTTTGATCGGATTCCTAACAAGAGCGTCGTTTCATGGAATTCGATGATTAGCGGGTTTGGATTAAGAGGTGATGTTCGCTCGTGTTTGGAGCTTTTCCGGAGAATGAACAGCGAAAATGTGGTTCCCACTTCAACTACAATTAGTAGTTTACTGATAGCTTGTTCCAGACACAGTAAACTGCAGGAAGGGAAATTCTTGCATGGGTATCTCATAAGAAACGGAGTTGAAATTGATACCTTCATCAGTAGCTCACTTATGGATCTTTACTTCAAGTGTGGAAGGATTCCCATGGCTGAACAAGTCTTCGAAAGTGCACCCAAAACTGACATAATCACTTGGAATGTAATGATCTCCGGATACGTTTCGGCTGGTTCTAACTTTAAGGCTCTCCAAATCTTTGGCGATCTAAGATCTTCTGGTGTGAGACCAGATGCAGTTACTTTCACTAGTATTTTACCAGCTTGTTCACAATCAGCAGCTTTAGAAATTGGGAAAGAAATCCACCAATCCGTGGTAGAAAATAGACTGGAATCCAGCGAAATAGTCATGGCAGCTCTCTTAGACATGTATGCTAAATGTGGTGCTatagatgaagcacgtaagatcTTCGATGAATTACTGGAGAAGGACTGCATTTCATGGACTTCTATGATTACTGCATATGGTTCCCATGGTAAATCTGCTGAAGCTCTGGAAATATTTTCAAAGATGGAAGAATCCAAAGTAAAACCAGACGGAGTTACTTTTCTTGCAGTCATATCTGCGTGTAGTCATGGAGGGTTAGTTGATGAAGGGTGTCATTATTTCGACCATATGACCGATAAATACGGGATATCACCAACTGTAGAGCATTACTCTTGCTTAATTGATCTCCTTGGCCGTGGTGGAAGATTATACGAAGCTTATGAAATCCTTGATAGCACTCCGACCATAAAATCTGATGTTGGGTTGTTAAGTACTCTATTTTCTGCTTGCACAATGCACGGAGATATACACTTAGGAGAGGAAATTGCTCGACAACTTATTGAGAAGGATCCCGATGATCCATCTACTTATATTGTGCTGTCAAACATGTATGCTTCTCTTGGAAAATGGAGGGAAGCACGTCAGGTCAGACTAAAGATGCAAAAGTTGGGATTGAAGAAGAGTCCTGGGTGCAGTTGGATTGAGGTAGATAAGAAGATTCATTCTTTCTTAGTTGAAGATATCTCGCATCCGTATTCtggcatgatattttcttgtctAGCTGACCTGTTTAGGCACATGGATGAAAACGAATCAACAATGCCACAAAACCTTCATCTTTATGGCTAA
- the LOC113293009 gene encoding zinc finger CCCH domain-containing protein 40-like produces the protein MAHRFLRDQEADAWERSDFPILCNSCLGDNPYVRMTKNEFDKECKICTRPFTVFRWRPGRNARYKKTEICQTCSKLKNVCQVCVLDLEYGLPVQVRDSALAIDSSDSIPRSNVNREYFAEECDRRARMGIDYESSYGKAPPSNTIQKFQRTTPYYNRNRPPPCTFYARGICNRGVACPYPHEMPVTWELSRQNIKDRFYGVNDPVAAKLLKKAGEMPSLAPPGDESIKSLYIGGLDTRVTEQDLIDNFYSYGEIECINFLPSRPYAFVNYKTREGAEKAAEDLSNNLIIKGLRLKILWGKSQVQKAKFGSQDDEASRQVQPQPMSYFNIPPPPSANCYPSMDPQRMGALVPSQEGCSNGPSITSYTHQGMYHPY, from the exons ATGGCACATAGGTTTTTGAGAGACCAGGAGGCTGATGCATGGGAGAGGTCCGATTTTCCCATTCTCTGTAATTCATGTTTGGGTGATAATCCATACGTACGAAT GACTAAGAATGAGTTCGATAAGGAATGCAAGATCTGCACGAGACCATTCACGGTTTTCCGGTGGAGACCGGGTCGAAATGCCAGGTACAAGAAGACTGAAATTTGCCAGACATGTAGCAAGCTGAAAAATGTTTGCCAAGTCTGTGTCTTGGATCTGGAGTATGGACTGCCCGTTCAGGTTCGAGACTCTGCGTTAGCTATAGATTCCTCTGACTCCATTCCAAGGAGTAATGTGAACAGGGAGTACTTCGCAGAGGAGTGCGATCGAAGG GCTAGGATGGGGATTgattatgagtcatcatatggaAAGGCTCCACCTAGTAATACCATCCAAAAGTTCCAAAGGACAACACCGTACTATAACAGAAACCGACCTCCTCCTTGCACTTTCTATGCGCGGGGTATATGTAATAGAGGTGTTGCATGTCCATATCCTCATGAAATGCCTGTAACTTGGGAATTGTCTCGCCAAAATATAAAAGATCGTTTCTACGG TGTCAATGATCCAGTGGCAGCAAAACTGCTGAAGAAGGCAGGTGAGATGCCGTCACTGGCTCCCCCTGGTGATGAAAGCATCAAATCCCTTTACATTGGCGGTCTGGATACTAGAGTTACTGAGCAGGACCTGATAGACAATTTCTATTCCTATGGAGAGATTGAGTGTATAAATTTTTTGCCATCGCGACCATATGCTTTTGTAAATTACAAAACCAGAGAAGGAGCAGAAAAGGCTGCAGAAGACCTTTCGAATAATCTGATCATAAAGGGTCTGAGGCTGAAGATTTTGTGGGGGAAATCTCAAGTCCAAAAGGCAAAGTTTGGGAGCCAAGATGATGAAGCATCAAGACAGGTTCAACCGCAACCGATGTCTTACTTCAATATTCCGCCTCCACCGTCCGCGAATTGTTACCCATCCATGGATCCTCAAAGGATGGGTGCTTTAGTTCCATCCCAGGAAGGCTGCAGTAACGGTCCAAGTATCACAAGTTATACCCATCAGGGAATGTATCATCCTTACTAG